A DNA window from Ornithinimicrobium humiphilum contains the following coding sequences:
- a CDS encoding PH domain-containing protein, whose product MTSTATPVPEAPTDAAGDRLREPAHRVSPRAVRYWVVNSLIGNVVVWAILFAVYWFLPDRWWADALGWLFVVIMAVNVVEVLVEPTIRYRRTRWEVAGDKVFVQTGWLSRDQRIAPLSRVQTVDTHRGAVMRLYGLANITVTTASAAGPITIPCLDSDLADRVTADLARITGQTHGDAT is encoded by the coding sequence ATGACGTCCACCGCCACCCCCGTCCCGGAGGCGCCCACCGATGCGGCGGGCGACCGGCTGCGCGAGCCCGCCCACCGGGTGAGCCCGCGCGCGGTCCGCTACTGGGTCGTCAACTCGCTGATCGGCAATGTCGTCGTGTGGGCGATCCTCTTCGCGGTCTACTGGTTCCTGCCGGACCGCTGGTGGGCCGACGCCCTCGGCTGGCTGTTCGTGGTGATCATGGCCGTCAACGTGGTCGAGGTCCTCGTCGAGCCGACGATCCGCTACCGGCGCACCCGCTGGGAGGTCGCCGGCGACAAGGTCTTCGTGCAGACCGGCTGGCTCTCGCGCGACCAGCGCATCGCCCCGTTGTCGCGGGTGCAGACGGTCGACACCCATCGCGGAGCGGTCATGCGCCTCTACGGCCTGGCCAACATCACGGTGACCACAGCGTCGGCGGCCGGCCCCATCACGATCCCGTGCCTCGACAGCGATCTCGCCGACCGCGTGACGGCCGACCTGGCCCGGATCACCGGCCAGACCCACGGGGACGCCACGTGA
- a CDS encoding PH domain-containing protein, with protein MTAGDLPPPTGAPVAPEAAPPPPPDGADGGWRRQSPRMLLVHPLRILRSFAVPLVVGMFGVSRGSDDEGGPWWLLVAAAGAVIAVGAGVASWFITRYRFTDEQLQLRTGLLSRRILTAPLDRVRSVDIESSPLHRVLGLAKVKVGTGVDSTRIELDGVSTAQATELRTYLLQRATEAEDGPAAPVETSHGEQVAEEAPPLRQDEVELARIDWSWLRFAPFSLSSLVVVAGVAGVLSQFGDDLPIYELEVAEQAWQWVVAQAVLLLLVAALLAIVVGWVVVSTLSYVLTWWNLRVVREPNGNLRITRGLLTTHSQTVERAKVRGARMGEPFLLRLVRGAELTAIATGVGTGGTIKVLPPAPREVVTAVGHELLEETGPLSMALTGHGPAARRRIHVRHQWGTLILAALVAVPTWVTDVWWFDRIPGWTPLAVLAVLGLLNVVVAESAWRNLGHGLTERHLVVQTGAFIRTREVLEVAGVIGWVVQQSFFQRRRDLCDLVATTAAGAEQVTAPDIPVELAVRLARRATPGMLEDLLT; from the coding sequence GTGACCGCAGGCGACCTGCCGCCACCGACCGGTGCACCCGTCGCGCCGGAGGCGGCCCCGCCCCCTCCGCCGGACGGTGCCGACGGCGGGTGGCGGCGGCAGAGCCCGCGGATGCTGCTCGTGCACCCGCTGCGCATCCTCCGGAGCTTCGCCGTGCCGCTGGTGGTGGGCATGTTCGGCGTCTCCCGCGGCTCCGACGACGAGGGTGGGCCCTGGTGGCTGCTCGTCGCGGCAGCCGGTGCGGTGATCGCAGTCGGCGCCGGTGTCGCGTCGTGGTTCATCACCCGCTACCGCTTCACCGACGAGCAGCTGCAGCTGCGCACGGGCCTGCTGAGCCGGCGCATCCTCACCGCCCCCCTCGACCGCGTCCGCAGCGTCGACATCGAGTCGTCCCCGCTGCACCGGGTCCTCGGGCTGGCCAAGGTCAAGGTCGGCACCGGCGTCGACTCGACCAGGATCGAGCTCGACGGCGTCAGCACCGCGCAGGCCACCGAGCTGCGGACCTACCTGCTGCAGCGCGCGACGGAGGCCGAGGACGGTCCCGCGGCGCCGGTGGAGACGTCGCACGGCGAGCAGGTGGCCGAGGAGGCGCCCCCGCTCCGCCAGGACGAGGTCGAGCTGGCCCGCATCGACTGGAGCTGGCTGCGGTTCGCGCCGTTCAGCCTCTCCAGCCTCGTCGTGGTCGCCGGTGTCGCCGGTGTGCTCTCGCAGTTCGGGGACGACCTGCCGATCTACGAGCTCGAGGTCGCCGAGCAGGCCTGGCAGTGGGTGGTCGCCCAGGCCGTGCTCCTGCTGCTCGTGGCCGCGCTGCTGGCGATCGTCGTGGGCTGGGTGGTGGTCTCCACGCTCAGCTACGTCCTCACCTGGTGGAACCTGCGCGTCGTGCGCGAACCGAACGGCAACCTGCGCATCACCCGCGGGCTGCTCACCACCCACAGCCAGACCGTGGAGCGGGCCAAGGTCCGCGGTGCGCGGATGGGCGAGCCCTTCCTGCTGCGGCTCGTCCGCGGCGCCGAGCTGACCGCGATCGCCACGGGCGTGGGCACCGGCGGCACGATCAAGGTGCTGCCACCGGCCCCGCGCGAGGTCGTGACCGCCGTGGGCCACGAGCTGCTCGAGGAGACCGGGCCGCTGAGCATGGCGCTCACCGGGCACGGCCCCGCGGCCCGCCGGCGCATCCACGTCCGTCACCAGTGGGGCACCCTGATCCTCGCCGCGCTCGTCGCCGTCCCCACGTGGGTGACCGACGTCTGGTGGTTCGACCGCATACCCGGGTGGACGCCGCTGGCGGTCCTGGCCGTCCTCGGGCTGCTCAACGTGGTCGTCGCCGAGAGCGCCTGGCGCAACCTCGGCCACGGACTGACCGAACGCCACCTCGTCGTCCAGACCGGCGCCTTCATCCGCACCCGTGAGGTGCTCGAGGTGGCCGGAGTCATCGGCTGGGTGGTGCAGCAGTCCTTCTTCCAGCGCCGCCGCGACCTGTGCGACCTGGTCGCCACGACGGCCGCCGGCGCCGAGCAGGTCACGGCTCCCGACATCCCCGTGGAGCTGGCCGTCCGCCTGGCCCGCCGGGCGACACCGGGAATGCTGGAGGACCTCCTGACGTAG
- a CDS encoding tetratricopeptide repeat protein translates to MSDFEEMLRGLGQGDGPVGIPDDGDLDDHARYDRATFLFETKSYSRAAALLEPLVEAEPHNAEVALLLARSYYYAAALGRAEEVLRSMIERWPSDAYAHLMLARTLQRAGRAQEGAPHLKIAEAMGLDA, encoded by the coding sequence ATGAGCGACTTCGAGGAGATGCTGCGCGGCCTCGGCCAGGGGGACGGGCCCGTCGGGATCCCGGACGACGGCGACCTCGACGACCACGCCCGCTACGACCGCGCCACCTTCCTCTTCGAGACGAAGAGCTACAGCCGCGCGGCCGCGCTGCTCGAGCCCCTGGTGGAGGCCGAGCCCCACAACGCCGAGGTCGCCCTGCTGCTGGCGCGCTCCTACTACTACGCCGCCGCCCTCGGCCGGGCGGAGGAGGTGCTGCGCTCGATGATCGAGCGCTGGCCCAGCGACGCCTACGCCCACCTCATGCTCGCGCGCACCCTGCAGCGCGCCGGACGGGCGCAGGAGGGGGCCCCGCACCTGAAGATCGCCGAGGCCATGGGGCTCGACGCCTGA
- a CDS encoding dolichyl-phosphate-mannose--protein mannosyltransferase, which translates to MELLRARLLGPEPRTLVRSNRIAWVGILLVTVVGGALRLWRLGHPGRLVFDETYYVKQAWSLRLYGHEREIKDAIEDPNALFTNGTMDIWDDVPDLVVHPPVGKWMIALGEMLLGPDSPTGWRLSSAVVGTLSILVLGRIAWHLWQNALLAISAAALLAMDGHHFVQSRIGLLDIFVMWWALLAFLFLLLDREQGRRRLATRWGPWLERVRADPAPTSTVRRWVRRWGPGLGVRWWRIAAGVSLGLCIGTKWSGLYFLAVFGLMTVWWDLGARRTAGARGWFVGGAVRDGIPAFLAMVPVALVTYVTTWTGWFVTDKGWKRNWAVDHPAGPGSLAALVPDPLRSLWAYHVEMMTFHVGLQNEHAWKSNPWSWSVQWRPTLFYAEWPTRGEKGCEAASCVEYIASLGNLFVWWGATLGLLVVAFLWLLRRDWRAGAALSGVVAGWFPWFLYQTRTIYSFYAVAFVPWLVLVVVCCLGLVLGRADASPERRRWGAVAVVVYVVLATAWFVWYFPVHTAQVIPRSEWNLRLWFDFWT; encoded by the coding sequence ATGGAGTTGTTGCGGGCACGGCTGCTCGGGCCGGAGCCCCGCACCCTGGTGCGCTCGAACCGGATCGCGTGGGTGGGGATCCTCCTGGTGACCGTCGTCGGCGGCGCCCTGCGGCTGTGGCGCCTGGGCCATCCGGGCCGCCTCGTCTTCGACGAGACCTACTACGTGAAGCAGGCCTGGTCGCTGCGGCTCTACGGCCACGAGCGCGAGATCAAGGACGCGATCGAGGACCCCAACGCCCTCTTCACGAACGGCACGATGGACATCTGGGACGACGTCCCCGATCTCGTCGTCCACCCACCCGTCGGCAAGTGGATGATCGCGCTCGGCGAGATGCTCCTCGGCCCGGACTCCCCCACCGGCTGGCGGCTGTCGTCGGCCGTCGTGGGCACGCTGTCGATCCTCGTCCTGGGGCGGATCGCCTGGCACCTGTGGCAGAACGCCCTCCTGGCGATCAGCGCGGCCGCCCTCCTCGCGATGGACGGGCACCACTTCGTGCAGTCGCGGATCGGGCTGCTCGACATCTTCGTCATGTGGTGGGCGCTGCTGGCCTTCCTCTTCCTGCTCCTCGACCGTGAGCAGGGCCGGAGGCGGCTGGCCACCCGCTGGGGACCCTGGCTGGAGCGGGTGCGCGCCGACCCGGCCCCCACCTCGACCGTGCGCCGGTGGGTGCGGCGCTGGGGGCCGGGACTCGGCGTGCGCTGGTGGCGGATCGCGGCGGGGGTCAGCCTGGGGCTGTGCATCGGCACCAAGTGGTCGGGCCTCTACTTCCTGGCGGTCTTCGGGCTGATGACCGTCTGGTGGGACCTCGGGGCGCGCCGCACCGCCGGGGCCCGAGGCTGGTTCGTCGGCGGGGCGGTGCGCGACGGCATACCCGCGTTCCTGGCGATGGTGCCCGTCGCCCTGGTCACCTACGTCACCACCTGGACCGGCTGGTTCGTCACCGACAAGGGCTGGAAGCGGAACTGGGCGGTCGACCACCCGGCCGGCCCGGGCTCGCTCGCGGCGCTCGTGCCCGACCCGCTGCGCTCGCTGTGGGCCTACCACGTGGAGATGATGACCTTCCACGTCGGGCTGCAGAACGAGCACGCCTGGAAGTCCAACCCGTGGAGCTGGAGCGTGCAGTGGCGCCCCACGCTCTTCTACGCCGAGTGGCCCACGCGGGGCGAGAAGGGCTGCGAGGCCGCCAGCTGCGTGGAGTACATCGCCTCGCTCGGCAACCTCTTCGTGTGGTGGGGCGCCACGCTCGGCCTGCTCGTCGTGGCCTTCCTGTGGCTGCTGCGTCGCGACTGGCGCGCGGGCGCGGCCCTCTCCGGGGTGGTGGCGGGATGGTTCCCGTGGTTCCTCTACCAGACCCGCACGATCTACAGCTTCTACGCGGTGGCCTTCGTGCCGTGGCTCGTGCTCGTCGTGGTCTGCTGCCTCGGGCTGGTGCTCGGCCGGGCCGACGCGTCGCCGGAGCGGCGCCGGTGGGGCGCGGTCGCCGTCGTCGTCTACGTGGTGCTGGCGACCGCGTGGTTCGTCTGGTACTTCCCCGTGCACACGGCGCAGGTCATCCCGCGCTCGGAGTGGAACCTGAGGCTGTGGTTCGACTTCTGGACCTGA
- a CDS encoding succinate dehydrogenase cytochrome b subunit: MATSTLPARADRKVTSSIVLKTVMAASGLFFIGYLLLHMYGNLMILSGREAFDEYAHHIRTFGEPMLPEKGLLWVLRVGLIVAVVAHVWTGMALWRRAQQARTTRYVKKRSGYGNFYAKAMRWGGLAILAFVIFHLMHFTWQTVTIGEAHASPAARVIDSFGHWWGVAIYALAMIFLGMHLLHGIWGAAMTLGLNTSLRRAEQIRLTSIVVTTIIVVGFLIPPFAILFGLVD, from the coding sequence GTGGCCACATCAACCCTTCCTGCGCGCGCCGACCGCAAGGTGACCTCCAGCATCGTGCTGAAGACGGTCATGGCGGCCAGCGGACTGTTCTTCATCGGTTACCTGTTGCTGCACATGTACGGCAACCTGATGATCCTGTCGGGGAGGGAGGCGTTCGACGAGTACGCCCACCACATCCGCACCTTCGGCGAGCCGATGCTCCCGGAGAAGGGTCTGCTCTGGGTGCTGCGCGTCGGCCTGATCGTGGCCGTGGTCGCGCACGTCTGGACGGGTATGGCGCTGTGGCGCCGGGCCCAGCAGGCCCGCACCACCCGCTACGTCAAGAAGCGCAGCGGCTACGGTAACTTCTACGCCAAGGCCATGCGCTGGGGGGGCCTGGCGATCCTCGCCTTCGTGATCTTCCACCTCATGCACTTCACCTGGCAGACGGTGACGATCGGCGAGGCGCACGCCAGCCCGGCCGCGCGCGTCATCGACAGCTTCGGCCACTGGTGGGGCGTGGCGATCTACGCCCTGGCCATGATCTTCCTCGGCATGCACCTGCTCCACGGCATCTGGGGCGCCGCCATGACCCTCGGCCTCAACACCTCCCTGCGCCGGGCCGAGCAGATCCGCCTGACCTCGATCGTGGTCACGACGATCATCGTCGTCGGCTTCCTCATCCCGCCGTTCGCCATCCTGTTCGGCCTCGTCGACTAA
- a CDS encoding fumarate reductase/succinate dehydrogenase flavoprotein subunit, whose translation MTDTLIDGLYREGEPIADTKAPKGVDISQMWTQRKFDAALVNPANRRKLDVIIVGTGLAGASAAATLGEAGYNVKSFCYQDSPRRAHSIAAQGGINAAKNYKGDGDSVHRLFYDTVKGGDYRSRETNVYRLAEVSANIIDQCVAQGVPFAREYGGLLDNRSFGGVQVSRTFYARGQTGQQLLIGAYQALERQVGAGTVKMYSRHEMLEVIVVDEGDGPRARGIIARDLVTGEIETHLADVVVLATGGYGNVFFLSTNAMGSNVTAAWRAHRKGAYFGNPCYTQIHPTCIPQSGGHQSKLTLMSESLRNDGRIWVPKRAEDCDKDPRDIPEEDRDYYLERIYPGFGNLVPRDIASRQAKNMCDEGRGVGPAVDGVRRGVYLDFADAIARLGEDAVRAKYGNLFDMYERITGENPYQVPMRIYPAVHYTMGGLWVDYDLQSTIPGLFVTGEANFSDHGANRLGASALMQGLADGYFVLPNTIRDYLAKGPFEKLSEDHPAVVQAQREVQERIDRFMSINGTRSVDSYHKELGKIMWEKCGMERTEEGLREAIEEIRALRADFWSNVRVLGTPEGLNQTLERAGRVADFLELGELMCIDALHRRESCGGHFRAESQTEDGEALRHDDEFAYVAAWEWGGDESAPILHKEDLVYEFIELKQRSYK comes from the coding sequence ATGACAGACACGCTGATCGACGGGCTCTACCGCGAGGGCGAGCCCATCGCCGACACCAAGGCGCCCAAGGGGGTCGACATCTCGCAGATGTGGACCCAGCGCAAGTTCGACGCCGCGCTCGTCAACCCCGCCAACCGCCGCAAGCTCGACGTGATCATCGTCGGCACCGGTCTGGCCGGCGCCTCGGCCGCCGCGACCCTGGGCGAGGCGGGCTACAACGTCAAGTCCTTCTGCTACCAGGACAGCCCGCGCCGCGCGCACTCCATCGCAGCCCAGGGCGGCATCAACGCCGCCAAGAACTACAAGGGCGACGGCGACTCGGTCCACCGCCTCTTCTACGACACGGTCAAGGGCGGCGACTACCGCTCGCGCGAGACCAACGTCTACCGGCTGGCCGAGGTCAGCGCCAACATCATCGACCAGTGCGTCGCGCAGGGCGTGCCCTTCGCCCGCGAGTACGGCGGTCTGCTCGACAACCGCTCCTTCGGCGGTGTGCAGGTTTCCCGCACGTTCTACGCCCGCGGCCAGACGGGCCAGCAGCTGCTCATCGGCGCCTACCAGGCGCTGGAGCGGCAGGTCGGCGCCGGCACCGTGAAGATGTACTCCCGCCACGAGATGCTCGAGGTCATCGTCGTCGACGAGGGCGACGGCCCGCGGGCCCGCGGCATCATCGCCCGCGACCTGGTCACGGGCGAGATCGAGACCCACCTGGCCGACGTCGTCGTGCTGGCGACCGGTGGCTACGGCAACGTCTTCTTCCTCTCCACCAACGCGATGGGCTCCAACGTCACGGCGGCCTGGCGCGCGCACCGCAAGGGTGCCTACTTCGGCAACCCCTGCTATACGCAGATCCACCCGACCTGCATCCCGCAGTCGGGCGGTCACCAGTCCAAGCTCACGCTGATGAGCGAGTCGCTGCGCAACGACGGCCGCATCTGGGTGCCCAAGCGCGCCGAGGACTGCGACAAGGACCCGCGGGACATCCCCGAGGAGGACCGCGACTACTACCTGGAGCGCATCTACCCGGGCTTCGGCAACCTCGTGCCCCGCGACATCGCCTCCCGGCAGGCCAAGAACATGTGCGACGAGGGCCGCGGCGTGGGCCCGGCCGTCGACGGCGTGCGCCGGGGTGTCTACCTCGACTTCGCCGACGCCATCGCCCGGCTGGGCGAGGACGCCGTGCGCGCCAAGTACGGCAACCTCTTCGACATGTACGAGCGCATCACCGGCGAGAACCCCTACCAGGTGCCGATGCGCATCTACCCGGCCGTGCACTACACGATGGGCGGCCTGTGGGTCGACTACGACCTGCAGTCGACCATCCCCGGCCTGTTCGTCACCGGCGAGGCCAACTTCTCCGACCACGGCGCCAACCGCCTCGGTGCCTCGGCGCTGATGCAGGGCCTCGCCGACGGCTACTTCGTGCTGCCCAACACCATCCGCGACTACCTGGCCAAGGGCCCCTTCGAGAAGCTCTCGGAGGACCACCCGGCGGTCGTGCAGGCCCAGCGCGAGGTGCAGGAGCGCATCGATCGCTTCATGTCGATCAACGGCACCCGCAGCGTCGACTCCTACCACAAGGAGCTCGGCAAGATCATGTGGGAGAAGTGCGGCATGGAGCGCACCGAGGAGGGCCTGCGCGAGGCGATCGAGGAGATCCGGGCGCTGCGCGCGGACTTCTGGTCCAACGTGCGCGTGCTCGGCACCCCCGAGGGCCTCAACCAGACCCTCGAGCGCGCCGGCCGCGTGGCCGACTTCCTCGAGCTCGGCGAGCTCATGTGCATCGACGCCCTCCACCGTCGCGAGTCCTGCGGCGGTCACTTCCGCGCCGAGTCCCAGACCGAGGACGGGGAGGCGCTGCGTCACGACGACGAGTTCGCCTACGTCGCGGCCTGGGAGTGGGGCGGCGACGAGAGCGCCCCGATCCTGCACAAGGAAGACCTGGTCTACGAATTCATCGAGCTCAAGCAGAGGAGCTACAAGTGA
- a CDS encoding succinate dehydrogenase/fumarate reductase iron-sulfur subunit gives MKLALSIWRQENPSAPGRMVRYDVDGVSEDSSFLEMLDLLNEQLTEKGEEPVAFDSDCREGICGMCGVVINGEAHGPERTTTCQLHMRSFKDGDEIVIEPWRADPFPVIKDLVVDRGAFDRIIAAGGYISANTGSAPDAHATPVPKENADRAFMAAECIGCGACVAACPNGSASLFMGAKITHLGELPQGQPERWSRVAAMTEQHDSEGFGGCTNLGECTRACPKGIPLNVISQMNADLRRAGYGR, from the coding sequence GTGAAGCTTGCCCTCAGCATCTGGCGCCAGGAGAACCCCTCCGCGCCGGGCCGGATGGTCCGTTACGACGTCGACGGCGTGTCCGAGGACAGCTCCTTCCTCGAGATGCTCGACCTGCTCAACGAGCAGCTCACCGAGAAGGGCGAGGAGCCGGTCGCGTTCGACTCCGACTGCCGCGAGGGCATCTGCGGCATGTGCGGCGTCGTCATCAACGGCGAGGCCCACGGCCCGGAGCGCACCACGACCTGCCAGCTCCACATGCGGTCCTTCAAGGACGGCGACGAGATCGTCATCGAGCCCTGGCGCGCCGACCCGTTCCCGGTGATCAAGGACCTCGTCGTCGACCGCGGCGCGTTCGACCGCATCATCGCCGCGGGCGGCTACATCTCCGCCAACACCGGCTCCGCCCCGGACGCGCACGCCACCCCGGTCCCGAAGGAGAACGCCGACCGCGCCTTCATGGCCGCCGAGTGCATCGGCTGCGGCGCCTGCGTCGCGGCCTGCCCCAACGGCTCGGCCTCGCTGTTCATGGGTGCCAAGATCACCCACCTCGGCGAGCTGCCGCAGGGCCAGCCCGAGCGCTGGAGCCGCGTCGCGGCCATGACCGAGCAGCACGACTCGGAGGGCTTCGGCGGCTGCACCAACCTCGGCGAGTGCACCCGTGCCTGCCCCAAGGGCATCCCGCTCAACGTCATCTCCCAGATGAACGCCGACCTGCGGCGCGCGGGCTACGGCCGCTGA
- the rsmI gene encoding 16S rRNA (cytidine(1402)-2'-O)-methyltransferase, producing MTTGALVLAATPIGDARDASPRLVEELVGADVVAAEDTRRLRRLTDRLGVVVGGEVVSYHEHNEASRTPELVERIAGGARVLLVTDAGMPSVSDPGYRLVAACVEQDLPVTCVPGPSAVLMALAVSGLPVDRFCFEGFLPRKPGERARALAALAAEPRTMVFFEAPHRLAATLAAMAQALGEDRPAAVCRELTKTYEEVRRGGLGELAAWAEEGVKGEITVVVSGADPAAGPAVAVEDVLPEVLERVAGGERLKDVCRELSARTGLPVKEIYAATVAAR from the coding sequence ATGACCACCGGAGCGCTCGTCCTCGCCGCCACCCCCATCGGCGACGCCCGCGACGCGAGTCCGCGCCTGGTCGAGGAGCTCGTCGGCGCCGACGTTGTCGCGGCCGAGGACACCCGCCGGCTGCGGCGCCTCACCGACCGGCTCGGCGTCGTCGTCGGCGGCGAGGTCGTCAGCTATCACGAGCACAACGAGGCCTCCCGCACCCCGGAGCTGGTCGAGCGCATCGCCGGCGGGGCCAGGGTCCTCCTCGTCACCGACGCGGGTATGCCGTCGGTCTCCGACCCGGGCTACCGACTCGTGGCCGCCTGCGTCGAGCAGGACCTGCCGGTCACCTGCGTCCCCGGCCCGTCGGCGGTGCTCATGGCACTGGCGGTCTCTGGGCTGCCGGTCGACCGGTTCTGCTTCGAGGGGTTCCTGCCGCGGAAGCCGGGGGAGCGAGCCCGGGCCCTGGCCGCGCTGGCGGCGGAGCCGCGCACGATGGTCTTCTTCGAGGCTCCGCACCGGCTGGCCGCCACCCTCGCCGCGATGGCGCAGGCCCTGGGCGAGGACCGCCCGGCGGCCGTCTGCCGGGAGCTCACCAAGACCTACGAGGAGGTCCGCCGGGGCGGCCTCGGCGAACTCGCCGCCTGGGCCGAGGAGGGGGTCAAGGGCGAGATCACCGTCGTCGTCTCCGGCGCCGACCCTGCCGCCGGTCCGGCGGTCGCGGTCGAGGACGTGCTGCCCGAGGTGCTCGAGCGGGTCGCCGGGGGCGAGCGTCTCAAGGACGTCTGCCGCGAGCTGTCCGCCCGCACCGGCCTGCCGGTCAAGGAGATCTACGCCGCGACGGTCGCGGCCCGCTAG
- a CDS encoding SPFH domain-containing protein, giving the protein MSTNVPAPAVDESMGGDPAGRPVGVDGTRVDISERPAWSVDGFLALVVALAVLGVGGWQFVLGAIANDAGEGGVPQLVGGGAVTLLGILLLASLTIIAPGQTKVVQFFGRYFGTVRKPGLRMVVPLSTRKTVSVRVHNFETNELKVNDADGNPINIAAIVVWQVADTAKATFAVEEYEDFVAVQAESALRHVAMSHPYDNDATEVTLRGDTDVISRELAAEVAERIILAGLEVIEVRISALAYAPEIAQAMLQRQQASAIIAAREKIVDGAVGMVDSALRQLEAQDIVELDDERKAAMVSNLLVVLCSERGTTPVVNTGSLYT; this is encoded by the coding sequence ATGAGCACGAACGTTCCCGCACCCGCCGTCGACGAGTCGATGGGTGGTGACCCGGCCGGCCGCCCCGTGGGGGTGGACGGCACCCGCGTCGACATCTCCGAGCGCCCGGCGTGGTCCGTCGACGGATTCCTCGCCCTGGTGGTCGCCCTGGCGGTCCTGGGCGTCGGGGGCTGGCAGTTCGTCCTGGGCGCGATCGCCAACGACGCCGGCGAGGGCGGTGTGCCGCAGCTCGTCGGCGGCGGCGCCGTCACCCTCCTGGGCATCCTGCTGCTCGCCTCGCTGACGATCATCGCGCCCGGCCAGACCAAGGTCGTCCAGTTCTTCGGGCGCTACTTCGGCACCGTCCGCAAGCCTGGCCTGCGCATGGTCGTGCCGCTGAGCACCCGCAAGACCGTCTCGGTGCGCGTCCACAACTTCGAGACCAACGAGCTCAAGGTCAACGACGCCGACGGCAACCCGATCAACATCGCCGCGATCGTGGTCTGGCAGGTGGCCGACACCGCCAAGGCGACCTTCGCCGTGGAGGAGTACGAGGACTTCGTGGCCGTCCAGGCCGAGTCGGCGCTGCGCCACGTGGCGATGAGCCACCCCTACGACAACGACGCCACCGAGGTCACGCTGCGCGGCGACACCGACGTCATCTCCCGCGAGCTCGCGGCCGAGGTCGCCGAGCGGATCATCCTTGCCGGCCTGGAGGTCATCGAGGTGCGGATCTCCGCCCTGGCCTACGCCCCCGAGATCGCCCAGGCGATGCTCCAGCGCCAGCAGGCCTCGGCGATCATCGCGGCCCGCGAGAAGATCGTCGACGGCGCGGTCGGCATGGTCGACAGCGCCCTGCGCCAGCTCGAGGCCCAGGACATCGTCGAGCTCGACGACGAGCGCAAGGCCGCCATGGTCTCCAACCTGCTGGTGGTGCTCTGCTCCGAGCGGGGCACGACCCCCGTCGTCAACACGGGGTCGCTCTACACCTGA
- a CDS encoding DUF4126 domain-containing protein has product MLAALTGAGLSAAAGLNAYIPFLLVALVARFTDVINLPAQYAWIESWWAIGIAAVLLLSEVVLDKVALVDHINDAVGTFVRPATGGLIFAATTAAEDFEQSSSFMAANPWIGVLLGIITAGIVHTGKAVTRPVVNVGTGGLGTPVVSAAEDGASVTLSLVAIFLPALVIFLLLLLLWGGVALWRRRWSRRRERDRIMSEAGYD; this is encoded by the coding sequence ATGCTCGCTGCACTGACCGGGGCGGGGCTCTCCGCGGCGGCGGGGCTGAACGCCTACATCCCCTTCCTCCTTGTGGCGCTGGTCGCGAGGTTCACGGATGTGATCAACCTTCCGGCGCAGTACGCCTGGATCGAGTCGTGGTGGGCCATCGGCATCGCCGCCGTGCTGCTGCTCTCCGAGGTGGTCCTGGACAAGGTGGCGCTCGTCGACCACATCAACGACGCGGTCGGCACGTTCGTGCGCCCCGCGACGGGCGGACTGATCTTCGCCGCCACGACGGCCGCCGAGGACTTCGAGCAGAGCTCGTCCTTCATGGCCGCCAACCCGTGGATCGGGGTGCTGCTCGGCATCATCACGGCCGGCATCGTGCACACCGGCAAGGCCGTGACCCGACCGGTCGTCAACGTCGGCACGGGGGGCCTGGGCACCCCCGTGGTCTCCGCCGCGGAGGACGGCGCGTCGGTGACCCTGTCGCTGGTGGCGATCTTCCTGCCGGCGCTCGTGATCTTCCTGCTGCTGCTCCTGCTGTGGGGCGGCGTCGCCCTCTGGCGGCGGCGCTGGTCCAGGCGCCGCGAGCGCGACCGGATCATGAGCGAAGCGGGCTACGACTGA
- a CDS encoding SigE family RNA polymerase sigma factor, giving the protein MKKDQEEGFADFVRAASPRLLTSAWMLCGDPHVAEELVQESLARVYVHWRRARVDNPTAYARRVLVNLHTDRWRKSRREVLTDTVPDTDPAPGPQAALGLDLDLARALQDLPRRERECVVLRHYLDLSEKDAAATLGVSTGTVKSSTSRGLAALRAALTEGEPNHV; this is encoded by the coding sequence ATGAAGAAGGACCAGGAGGAGGGCTTCGCGGACTTCGTCCGGGCGGCCTCCCCGCGCCTGCTCACCTCGGCGTGGATGCTCTGCGGCGACCCGCACGTCGCCGAGGAGCTGGTGCAGGAGTCGCTGGCGCGGGTCTACGTTCACTGGCGGCGGGCGAGGGTCGACAACCCCACCGCCTACGCCCGCCGCGTGCTCGTCAACCTGCACACCGACCGGTGGCGCAAGAGCCGTCGCGAGGTGCTCACGGACACCGTGCCGGACACGGACCCCGCTCCTGGGCCCCAGGCCGCCCTGGGCCTCGACCTCGACCTGGCCCGGGCTCTGCAGGACCTGCCGCGCCGCGAGCGCGAGTGCGTGGTCCTGCGCCACTACCTCGACCTGTCCGAGAAGGACGCCGCGGCGACGCTCGGCGTCTCGACCGGCACGGTCAAGAGCTCGACCTCACGCGGGCTGGCCGCCCTGCGCGCCGCCCTGACCGAAGGGGAACCGAACCATGTCTGA